From the genome of Pseudoxanthomonas sp.:
GAAGTTCAAGGAAACCTGCGGCCTGCACGCCGAAGCCTACAGTTCGGCCGAAGTGAAGCATGGCCCGATGGCGCTGGTCGGCCCGGGCTTCCCGGTGCTGTGCTTCGCCCAGCCCGATGGCACCGAAGCCGGCATGCTGGCCCTGGCCGAGGAGTTCCGTGGCCGCGGCGCGCAGGTGTGGGTCGCTTCGGCATCCGACGACCCCGGATCAAGTCCGGGGCAGGCTTTGCCGCTGGTCGCCGCGCCGCACCCGGCCTGCGCGCCGCTGATCACCATCCAGAGTTTCTACAAGGCGATCAATGCGCTGGCGTTGGCGCGCGGGCACAATCCCGATGTCCCGCCGCACCTCAACAAGGTGACTGAAACCGTATGAGTGCCTGTTTTGCGCTGGTCAATGCGCGCGTCTTCACCGCCGGTGGCCTGATCGACAACGCGGCGGTGGTCGTGGACGCCGGGCGCATCGTCGCCATCACCGATGCAGCAGGCGCGGCCGCTAGGACCGCCGATCTGCATGACCTGGGCGGCGCCTGGCTGGCGCCCGGCTTCATCGACGTGCAGGTCAACGGCGGCGGCGGCGTGCTGTTCAACAACACGCCCACGGCCGAAGGCATCGACGCCATCGGCCGCGCGCACCGCAAGTTCGGCACGACTGCCTTCTTGCCCACGCTGATCAGCGACGACGCGGCGACTATGCGCACGGCGATCGATGCCACGCGCGATGCCATCACGCGCGGTATCGATGGCGTGCTCGGCATCCACCTGGAAGGCCCGTACCTGGCCAGGGATCGCAAGGGCACGCACGACGCCGGCCAGTTCCGGATTCCGGAAGCCGACGAGATCGCCATGGCCACCGCGCTGGACAACGGCATCACGCTGTTGACCGTCGCGCCGGAACAGGTCGGCCCGGAACGCATCGCCGCGCTGATCGCGCGCGGCGCGATCGTGGTGGCCGGCCATACCGCCGGCAACTACGAGCAGATCCGCGCGGGACTGGAAGCGGGCCTGCGTGGCTTCACCCATCTGTTCAACGCCATGTCGCCGTTGCAGGGGCGCAGCCCCGGCGCGGTGGGCGCGGCGCTGGAGGACCGCGACACCTGGTGCGGCATCATCGTCGACGGCGTGCACGTGCATCCGGCGAGCCTGCGGGTCGCGCTGGCGGCCAAGCCACGCGGCAAGCTGCTGCTGGTGACCGACGCGATGCCGATGGTTGGCGCCGACAGCCCCAGCTTCGACCTGTACGGCGAAACCATCACCGAAGTCGATGGCGTGGTGCGCAATGCCGCCGGCACGCTCGCTGGTTCGGCACTGGACATGGCCAGCGCGGTGCGCAACAGCGTGGCGCTGCTCGGCCTGCCGCTGGAAGAAGCGCTGCGCATGGCGGCGTTGTATCCGGCGCAGTTCCTCAGGCTGGAGCACGAGCGCGGCAGCATCGCGCCGGGCCTGCGTGCGGACCTGGTGGCGTTGGATGATGACCTGCAGGTCATCGAGACCTGGGTCGGCGGCGTCGCGTCCGCCGGCTGAAAGCGATGGGTAACCCCACGGCCCCGCGTTTTGCCTCGGTCGATGCGCTGCGCGGGCTGACCGTCGCGGCCATGCTGCTGGTCAACGATCCGGGCGATTGGGCGCATGTCTTCGCGCCCTTGCTGCATTCGGAATGGAACGGCTGCACACCCACCGATCTGGTGTTCCCGTTTTTCCTGTTCATCGTCGGCGTTTCGATCGCGCTCGGCGTGGTGCCGCGGATCGAGGCCGGCGCCGATCCAGCGCCGCTGCGGCGTGCGCTGTGGATCCGCGCGCTGCGCATCATCGGGATCGGACTGGCGATCAACCTGCTGGGCTGGTGGCTGTTGGACAAGCCGTACTTCCGGCCGTGGGGCGTGCTGCAGCGGATCGGCCTGTGTTTCCTGGTCGTGGGCTACGTGGCGACGCGACCGGCGCCGCGCGTGCAGGACACGCTGATCGCCGTCTTGCTGCTGGGGTACTGGGCACTGCTCGGCCTGACCGGTGGCTTTGCGCCGTGGACCAACCTGGCCAGTCGCGTGGACACTGCATTGCTGGGTCCGCTGGTATACGAATTCGATCCAGTGACTGGCCGCGGGCACGATCCGGAAGGCCTGCTCAGCACGCTGCCGTCCATCGCGACCACGCTGATTGGCCTGCATGCCGGCGGCTGGCTGCGTCGCGGCCGGGTGCATCGGCTGCTGCCCGGCGCGCTGGGTTGCCTGCTGGTCGGCTGGCTGTGGTCGGCTGCGGTGCCATGGAACAAGAACCTGTGGACGCCTTCATTCGTGCTGTGGACGGCCGGATGGGCGATGGCGCTGCTCTGGCTCTTCCATCAGTTCGTCGACCGTCGCGGCTGGCCGCCGCTGGGCCGTGCGCTGGGCATCAATGCAATCACCGTGTACGCAGGTTCGGCGGTGATGTTCCTGCTGCTGTACGCGGTGGGCGCTTGGGATGCCATCTATCGCATCGGCTATGCCGACTGGATGACGCCACGCTTCGGCCCCTACCTGCCGTCACTGGCTTTCGGGCTGGTGTTTACCGGCATCTGGTGGGCGATCGCCAAGTGGATGGAAAAGCGCGGGATTGTGATCAAGGTGTAGGTCACGCTGACCGGTGCCAGCATTGCTGCGGCACCGGTGTTGTCCGCTTGCTCTGCCCGTCACGGATCGATGCACGTTGATGCAAAGCTTCGTTTGCCGCGGGCATTCCGGCGAGCACGCAGGGGCGATCAAGGTGCTGCAACAGTGTCCCGCGTCGCGCAGGCCTGCATGAGCCAGTCAGTGGCAGCAGCGACCGCATCGTCGGTCTCGACATCGGGCACCAGCGCACCGTCGTAGATCCTGCCGTTGCGGTCCTGGTCACGCCCGTGGGTGAGGAGCAGTGTGCCGCCGTTACGAAGTCGGAACACACGATTGGAGCTGGTGAATCCCGCGCTCGGCTGGCCGAAGGAGCGCGCATTGTCCTGGCCGATGAAGAGAATCGTCAGGGCCTCCCCCGAACTTGCGGTGCGGCCGTCCTGCAGGACGGCGATGTGCGTTGGCAGATGGGGAGGCTGCGTGCCTTGCCCGGGCGGCAGTCTTGTATC
Proteins encoded in this window:
- the nagA gene encoding N-acetylglucosamine-6-phosphate deacetylase, producing MSACFALVNARVFTAGGLIDNAAVVVDAGRIVAITDAAGAAARTADLHDLGGAWLAPGFIDVQVNGGGGVLFNNTPTAEGIDAIGRAHRKFGTTAFLPTLISDDAATMRTAIDATRDAITRGIDGVLGIHLEGPYLARDRKGTHDAGQFRIPEADEIAMATALDNGITLLTVAPEQVGPERIAALIARGAIVVAGHTAGNYEQIRAGLEAGLRGFTHLFNAMSPLQGRSPGAVGAALEDRDTWCGIIVDGVHVHPASLRVALAAKPRGKLLLVTDAMPMVGADSPSFDLYGETITEVDGVVRNAAGTLAGSALDMASAVRNSVALLGLPLEEALRMAALYPAQFLRLEHERGSIAPGLRADLVALDDDLQVIETWVGGVASAG
- a CDS encoding heparan-alpha-glucosaminide N-acetyltransferase domain-containing protein, whose amino-acid sequence is MGNPTAPRFASVDALRGLTVAAMLLVNDPGDWAHVFAPLLHSEWNGCTPTDLVFPFFLFIVGVSIALGVVPRIEAGADPAPLRRALWIRALRIIGIGLAINLLGWWLLDKPYFRPWGVLQRIGLCFLVVGYVATRPAPRVQDTLIAVLLLGYWALLGLTGGFAPWTNLASRVDTALLGPLVYEFDPVTGRGHDPEGLLSTLPSIATTLIGLHAGGWLRRGRVHRLLPGALGCLLVGWLWSAAVPWNKNLWTPSFVLWTAGWAMALLWLFHQFVDRRGWPPLGRALGINAITVYAGSAVMFLLLYAVGAWDAIYRIGYADWMTPRFGPYLPSLAFGLVFTGIWWAIAKWMEKRGIVIKV